A region of Nostoc sp. 'Peltigera membranacea cyanobiont' N6 DNA encodes the following proteins:
- a CDS encoding SDR family oxidoreductase has translation MAQDELKNKVALITGANKGLGLEMSRQLGQHGLTILIAARNLDAAKTAVSNLENEGIIAHPIALDVTDSNQIESAVQQISDSFGRLDVLINNAGVFLDGDWLTSNASSISVDIIRQTFNTNFFGLVELTQRALPLILNSPSGRIVNMSSIEASLALHADPNSFIYDSKPFAYNASKAAVNSFTIHLAHELRNTPVKINSAHPGWVKTELGGEGAMMDIASGAKTGVELAILPNDGPSGGFFHLSW, from the coding sequence ATGGCGCAGGACGAACTAAAGAACAAAGTAGCTTTGATTACTGGTGCAAATAAAGGTCTGGGGCTGGAAATGAGTCGTCAACTCGGACAACATGGATTGACAATTCTGATAGCAGCTCGTAACTTAGATGCAGCTAAAACAGCAGTGAGTAACTTGGAGAACGAAGGAATAATAGCTCACCCAATTGCCCTGGATGTCACTGATAGTAATCAAATTGAATCTGCCGTTCAACAAATTAGTGACTCTTTTGGTAGACTTGATGTCTTGATCAATAACGCGGGTGTGTTTTTAGATGGTGACTGGTTAACTAGTAATGCTAGTTCTATTTCTGTAGATATTATTCGACAGACATTTAACACAAACTTTTTTGGTTTAGTGGAATTAACTCAACGAGCATTGCCGTTAATATTGAATAGCCCTAGCGGTCGAATTGTAAATATGTCGAGTATTGAAGCCTCGTTAGCACTTCATGCTGACCCCAATTCATTCATCTATGATTCCAAACCATTTGCTTACAATGCTTCTAAGGCAGCAGTGAACTCATTCACGATTCATTTAGCTCATGAGTTACGCAATACTCCGGTGAAGATTAATAGCGCTCATCCGGGTTGGGTAAAAACGGAATTAGGTGGTGAAGGTGCAATGATGGACATCGCATCAGGTGCGAAAACTGGTGTTGAATTAGCGATATTGCCAAATGATGGCCCCAGTGGTGGGTTTTTCCATCTATCTTGGTGA
- a CDS encoding CHAT domain-containing tetratricopeptide repeat protein, with product MKNKTVKADFFKYLKPKLKFYSLICLLSVLLLSESVGAKATLKQTQIAQQPATREQDVTRATGQKVFDEGIALYKQGTAESLRQAIEKWLQALVLWQKAGDKSQEAKTLNNIGLVYDTLGDKQQALKYYNQSLPLRKEIGDNAGFATTLNNIGLVYDSLGDKPQALKYYNQSLPLSQLVGNKDIEATTLNNIGLVYDTLGDKPQALKYYNQSLPLSQLVSDQAQEAKTLNNIGGVYYSLGDKQQALKYYNQSLPLSQLVGNKDIEATTLNNIGLVYNSLGDKQQALKYYNQSLPLSQLVGDKVGVAINLNNIGRVYDSLGDKQQALKYYNQSLPLSQLVGDKAQEAKTLNNIGLVYDDLGDKPQALKYYNQSLPLSQLVGDQTQLATTLNNIGGVYYSLGDKQQALKYYNQSLPLSQLIGDKALEAITLYNLGYSERSRGNLQASRTYVEAAIKIIEELRTKIDSKELRTSYFATQQDVYKFYIDLLMELHKKDPSLGYDALALHYSERSRARSLIELLNEANAKIFKGANPELIQQERSLRQQIDAQDTLRRNLETSSNNTDSNTKAVIQKLATEITNLLSQYQQLQAKIRTTSPVYAKLTNPDPEKDILKLPQIQQQLDKDTLLLQYSLGEERSYLWAVTTSSMQAYTLPGREEIEKIATRLHQSLQHPTASDLSIASAKKLSQIILAPVADRLLQKRLVIVADGALQTIPFAALADIIPQAKSGAGGQVKYQPLMLNHEIVNLPSVSTIAFQRQQLAHRQKAPKALAILADPVYSATDPRVANKPVKNQLPSELELERSALERSARSLKPDGWGRLENTATEAQEILKLIPSTNSVEVFDFDANYNWATSSALNQFRILHFATHGFVNQDQPELSGIVLSLFDKKGNPISGYLRLADLFNQDYPAELIVLSACETGLGKNVNGEGLVGLTRGFMYAGAARVVVSLWQVSDEGTSVLMQEFYKQMLQQGKTPAESLRAAQRKLWQDGRSPYEWAAFTVQGEWWNN from the coding sequence ATGAAAAATAAAACGGTAAAAGCTGATTTTTTCAAATATTTAAAACCAAAGTTGAAGTTTTACAGTTTAATCTGCTTACTCAGTGTCCTATTGTTATCTGAGTCAGTCGGTGCAAAAGCCACACTCAAACAAACGCAAATTGCACAGCAGCCAGCCACAAGGGAGCAAGATGTTACCCGCGCCACAGGACAAAAAGTCTTTGATGAAGGGATAGCACTTTACAAACAAGGTACAGCAGAATCACTTAGACAGGCGATAGAGAAATGGCTTCAAGCGCTGGTATTGTGGCAAAAGGCAGGGGATAAATCACAGGAGGCAAAAACCCTCAACAATATTGGCTTAGTCTACGACACATTAGGAGATAAGCAGCAGGCACTCAAATATTACAATCAATCTCTGCCTTTGAGAAAAGAAATCGGCGACAACGCTGGCTTTGCTACTACACTCAATAATATTGGCTTAGTCTACGATTCATTGGGAGACAAACCGCAGGCACTCAAATACTACAATCAATCTCTGCCTTTGAGTCAACTTGTTGGTAACAAAGATATTGAAGCTACTACCCTCAACAATATTGGCTTAGTCTACGACACATTGGGAGACAAACCGCAGGCACTCAAATACTACAATCAATCTCTGCCTTTGAGTCAACTTGTCAGCGATCAAGCACAGGAGGCAAAAACCCTCAACAATATTGGCGGTGTCTACTACTCATTAGGAGATAAGCAGCAGGCACTCAAATACTACAATCAATCTCTGCCTTTGAGTCAACTTGTTGGTAACAAAGATATTGAAGCTACTACCCTCAACAATATTGGCTTAGTCTACAATTCATTAGGAGATAAGCAGCAGGCACTCAAATACTACAATCAATCTCTGCCTTTGAGTCAACTTGTCGGTGACAAAGTTGGCGTTGCTATTAACCTCAACAATATTGGACGTGTCTACGATTCATTAGGAGACAAGCAGCAGGCACTCAAATATTACAATCAATCTCTGCCTTTGAGTCAACTTGTCGGTGATAAAGCACAGGAGGCAAAAACCCTCAACAATATTGGCTTAGTTTACGATGATTTAGGAGACAAACCGCAGGCACTCAAATACTACAATCAATCTCTGCCTTTGAGTCAACTTGTCGGCGATCAAACACAGCTTGCTACTACCCTCAACAATATTGGCGGTGTCTACTACTCACTAGGAGATAAGCAGCAGGCACTCAAATACTACAATCAATCTCTGCCTTTGAGTCAACTTATCGGTGACAAAGCACTTGAAGCTATTACCCTTTACAACCTCGGCTACTCAGAACGAAGCCGAGGTAACTTGCAAGCATCTCGTACCTATGTAGAAGCAGCTATCAAAATTATTGAAGAATTACGCACAAAAATTGACAGCAAAGAACTCCGCACTTCCTATTTTGCCACCCAGCAGGATGTTTATAAATTCTACATCGACTTGCTGATGGAACTACACAAAAAAGACCCGTCCCTTGGATACGATGCATTAGCCCTGCACTATAGCGAACGCTCCCGCGCTAGAAGTCTCATAGAGTTGTTAAACGAAGCTAATGCCAAAATCTTTAAAGGGGCAAATCCAGAACTCATACAACAAGAACGCAGTTTACGACAGCAAATTGATGCTCAAGATACGCTGCGGCGAAATTTAGAAACCTCATCTAATAACACCGACTCGAACACCAAAGCAGTTATTCAAAAACTAGCTACAGAAATCACAAATCTCCTGAGCCAATACCAACAACTCCAAGCCAAAATTCGTACTACTAGCCCAGTATACGCGAAATTGACAAATCCAGACCCCGAAAAGGACATTCTTAAATTACCGCAAATTCAACAACAACTCGATAAAGATACCCTGCTATTGCAGTATTCCTTGGGAGAAGAACGCAGCTATTTGTGGGCTGTAACAACTAGCTCAATGCAAGCTTACACACTCCCCGGACGAGAAGAGATAGAAAAAATTGCCACAAGGTTACATCAAAGTTTGCAGCACCCAACAGCCAGTGATTTATCCATTGCCAGCGCCAAAAAACTTAGTCAAATCATCCTCGCACCTGTTGCCGATCGATTACTCCAAAAGCGGTTGGTAATTGTGGCTGATGGTGCGCTGCAAACCATTCCCTTTGCGGCTTTAGCTGACATCATCCCCCAAGCAAAAAGCGGCGCTGGTGGACAGGTGAAATACCAACCACTGATGCTAAACCATGAAATTGTCAATTTACCCTCAGTCTCAACTATCGCCTTTCAACGCCAACAACTCGCTCATCGCCAAAAAGCACCGAAAGCTTTGGCTATTCTCGCCGATCCAGTATATAGTGCTACCGACCCACGAGTGGCAAATAAACCCGTAAAAAACCAACTTCCTTCGGAATTAGAACTGGAACGTTCTGCCCTGGAACGTTCCGCCAGAAGCCTCAAACCCGATGGTTGGGGTAGACTAGAAAACACAGCAACAGAAGCTCAAGAAATCTTAAAACTGATACCTTCAACAAACAGCGTGGAAGTCTTTGATTTTGATGCTAACTACAATTGGGCAACCAGCAGCGCCTTAAATCAATTCCGTATTCTGCATTTTGCCACCCACGGTTTTGTCAATCAAGACCAACCAGAGTTATCTGGGATTGTACTGTCATTATTTGATAAAAAAGGCAACCCCATCAGCGGCTACTTGCGCTTGGCTGATTTGTTTAACCAAGATTATCCAGCCGAGTTAATTGTTTTGAGTGCCTGTGAAACTGGACTTGGTAAAAATGTCAACGGTGAGGGTTTAGTCGGCTTGACACGCGGGTTTATGTATGCAGGTGCAGCGCGGGTTGTGGTGTCGCTGTGGCAGGTTAGTGACGAAGGCACATCAGTATTAATGCAGGAATTTTATAAACAGATGTTACAGCAAGGAAAAACCCCGGCGGAGTCTTTGCGTGCCGCCCAAAGGAAGTTATGGCAAGACGGGCGTAGTCCTTATGAATGGGCAGCTTTTACGGTGCAGGGAGAATGGTGGAACAATTGA